From Prosthecobacter sp., the proteins below share one genomic window:
- a CDS encoding alanine--glyoxylate aminotransferase family protein, with protein MNTQHPAERILLGPGPSPVPSRVLRALGAPTLGHLDPQYVAIMDEVCEMLRQVFRTKNALTFPVSGTGMAGMECIAVNLIEPGDEVIVCVNGVFGGRMKDVMERCGATVHAVEAAWGDVIAFDQIAAALDQHPKSKLVGIVHAETSTGALQPLEGLAEIVHGKGALLVVDAVTSLGGHELKVDDWGIDAIYSGTQKCLSCPPGLAPVSFGDRALAVMDARKTKVQSWYLDVSMLRKYYLGGGGGRVYHHTAPINMTYALREALAIVLEEGLEARIARHVQMHQRLRAGLEAMGISYVPKHSLHTLNCIHIPAGADDAGTRKRLLEEYGIEIGAGLGVMAGKAWRIGLMGHGSTVRNVDLVLTALKNVLK; from the coding sequence ATGAACACCCAACATCCCGCTGAACGCATCCTTCTCGGCCCTGGCCCCAGTCCTGTCCCATCACGCGTGCTGCGCGCCCTCGGTGCGCCCACGCTCGGCCACCTTGATCCGCAGTATGTCGCCATCATGGATGAGGTCTGCGAAATGCTTCGTCAGGTGTTTCGCACGAAGAACGCGCTCACCTTTCCCGTCAGCGGCACCGGCATGGCGGGGATGGAATGCATCGCTGTCAATCTCATCGAACCCGGTGACGAGGTGATCGTCTGCGTGAACGGCGTCTTCGGCGGGCGCATGAAAGATGTCATGGAGCGCTGCGGTGCCACCGTGCATGCCGTTGAGGCCGCGTGGGGCGATGTCATCGCGTTCGATCAAATCGCCGCCGCACTCGATCAGCATCCGAAATCAAAACTCGTCGGCATTGTGCATGCCGAGACCAGCACCGGCGCGTTGCAGCCGCTCGAAGGCCTCGCCGAAATCGTGCATGGCAAAGGCGCGCTGCTCGTCGTCGATGCCGTCACCAGCCTCGGCGGTCACGAATTGAAGGTCGATGACTGGGGCATCGACGCCATCTACAGCGGCACGCAGAAATGCCTGAGCTGCCCGCCCGGCCTCGCGCCTGTGAGTTTTGGTGACCGTGCGCTCGCCGTCATGGATGCGCGCAAAACGAAAGTGCAATCGTGGTACCTCGATGTCTCGATGCTGCGCAAATACTACCTCGGTGGTGGCGGTGGCCGCGTGTATCATCACACCGCGCCGATCAACATGACCTACGCCTTGCGTGAGGCGCTCGCCATCGTGTTGGAGGAAGGATTGGAGGCCCGCATCGCCCGCCACGTGCAGATGCATCAGCGCCTGCGTGCCGGATTGGAGGCGATGGGCATCAGCTATGTGCCAAAGCACTCGCTCCACACGCTCAATTGCATCCACATCCCCGCCGGAGCCGATGACGCTGGCACGCGCAAGCGCCTGCTCGAAGAATACGGCATCGAAATCGGCGCCGGACTCGGCGTCATGGCCGGCAAAGCCTGGCGCATCGGCCTCATGGGCCACGGCTCGACCGTGCGAAACGTCGATCTCGTGCTCACGGCACTGAAAAACGTGCTGAAATAA
- a CDS encoding DUF1553 domain-containing protein, which yields MRIFCFIALAATPAFAVDFVREVRPIFEKHCYECHGAEKQKNDYRLDIKAVALTGGVDHAPNIIAGKSAESPLFRFVSGLDEKISMPPKSKLNSADIDVLKRWIDEGAVWPEGVDVAKIENRLDWWSFKPLQAKVGTIDIDSFIHAKLAEKGLKPASQADARTLIRRLYFDLTGLPPTPEEITKYAALPYEKLVDDLLSSPRYGERWARHWLDLVHYGETHGYDKDKPRNNAWPYRDYVIRAFNNDKPYARFIEEQIAGDALHPGTTDGITALGFIAAGPWDLIGHAEVPETKLDGKIARHLDRDDMVQNAVGTFCSLTVQCAQCHYHKFDPISQEDYYSLQAVFAGIDRTDVDYYPDDALMQKFAALQKQKKQFTDEIAALEEPLKKKAGEAYAALSKRIDGAADKGANPNAKPDFGYHSAISPTQDAVKWVQVDLGKSVQVERIVLKPCYDDFGKIGGGFGFPVRFKIEVSDDPTFKTGVTLVWRKHDATFMNDFVNPGLKPFESGTAGDDGVTGRFVRVTAVKLAPRMSDYIFALAEMEVYDSKTGPNLAVGRPVTSLDSIEAAPRWRKTNLTDGIAPESRTEEDKLKLIRERDALMLAQADEATKTKLHAARKQRDALPQLPAPQKVYAGAVHYGSGAFKGTHGIPRVIQVLKRGDMKQPAQEVSAGTVTALSKLLQVPFQVTGEHESARRAALAKWITDKNNALTWRSIVNRVWQHHFGRGLVDTSNDFGRMGGKPSHPELLDWLALTFRADFGGSLKKLHKLIVMSEVYRQKSDSSDLSDKSDAANMWLSHQNRRKLDAESIRDSILAVSGKLDLTMGGPSFQDFIIDKPQHSPHYEYHLHDPEDPKSHRRSIYRFIVRSQQQPFMTVMDCADPSMRVEKRNESLSPLQALALMNNGLTVTMAKHFATRVAKESAGLEAQTKRAFALALSREPTADELIPLVEYAKREGLENTCRVILNLNEFSFVD from the coding sequence ATGCGCATCTTCTGTTTCATTGCTCTCGCCGCCACACCCGCCTTTGCGGTCGATTTCGTGCGCGAGGTGCGCCCGATCTTTGAAAAGCACTGCTACGAGTGCCACGGCGCGGAGAAACAGAAGAACGACTACCGACTCGACATCAAGGCCGTCGCTTTGACCGGCGGCGTGGATCACGCGCCGAACATCATCGCTGGCAAAAGCGCGGAGAGCCCGCTGTTTCGATTTGTGAGTGGTTTGGATGAAAAAATCTCGATGCCGCCGAAGTCGAAGCTCAACAGCGCGGACATCGACGTGCTGAAGCGCTGGATCGATGAAGGTGCAGTGTGGCCGGAGGGCGTCGATGTCGCGAAGATTGAGAACAGACTCGACTGGTGGAGTTTCAAGCCGCTCCAGGCAAAAGTGGGCACGATAGACATTGATTCGTTCATTCACGCGAAGCTCGCGGAGAAAGGCCTGAAGCCAGCGTCACAAGCAGATGCGCGCACCTTGATCCGACGCCTTTACTTCGATCTCACCGGCCTGCCGCCCACGCCGGAGGAAATCACGAAGTACGCTGCACTGCCGTATGAGAAGCTCGTGGACGACTTGCTCTCTTCGCCGCGCTACGGAGAACGCTGGGCACGCCACTGGCTCGATCTGGTCCACTACGGCGAAACGCACGGCTACGACAAAGACAAGCCGCGCAACAACGCCTGGCCCTACCGCGACTACGTCATTCGCGCTTTCAACAACGACAAGCCTTACGCGCGATTCATCGAGGAACAGATCGCGGGTGATGCGCTCCATCCCGGCACCACGGATGGCATCACGGCGCTTGGCTTCATCGCTGCCGGGCCGTGGGATCTCATTGGTCACGCGGAAGTGCCGGAAACAAAGCTCGATGGCAAGATCGCCCGCCATCTCGACCGCGATGACATGGTGCAAAACGCCGTCGGCACCTTTTGCAGCCTCACGGTGCAGTGCGCGCAATGCCACTATCACAAGTTCGATCCCATCTCGCAGGAGGACTACTATTCGCTGCAGGCCGTGTTTGCCGGCATCGACCGCACCGACGTGGATTATTATCCCGACGACGCTTTGATGCAGAAGTTTGCCGCGCTTCAGAAGCAGAAGAAGCAGTTTACCGATGAGATCGCCGCGCTGGAGGAGCCTTTGAAGAAAAAAGCAGGGGAAGCCTATGCCGCGCTCAGCAAGCGCATCGACGGCGCTGCGGATAAAGGCGCGAATCCGAACGCGAAACCTGACTTCGGCTACCACAGCGCCATTTCACCCACGCAGGATGCTGTGAAGTGGGTGCAGGTCGATCTCGGCAAGAGCGTGCAGGTCGAACGCATCGTGCTAAAGCCCTGCTACGATGATTTTGGCAAGATCGGTGGCGGCTTCGGATTCCCCGTGCGCTTCAAGATCGAAGTCAGTGATGATCCCACCTTCAAGACTGGTGTCACGCTTGTGTGGCGGAAGCACGATGCCACCTTCATGAACGACTTCGTGAATCCCGGCCTCAAGCCCTTCGAAAGCGGCACCGCAGGCGATGACGGCGTCACCGGCCGCTTTGTGCGCGTCACCGCCGTGAAGCTCGCGCCGCGCATGAGCGACTATATTTTCGCGCTGGCCGAGATGGAGGTCTATGACAGTAAAACTGGCCCCAACCTCGCCGTCGGTCGTCCCGTGACCTCGCTCGACAGCATCGAGGCCGCGCCGCGCTGGCGCAAAACCAACCTCACCGATGGCATCGCCCCCGAGAGCCGCACCGAGGAAGACAAACTGAAGCTCATCCGCGAACGCGATGCCCTCATGCTCGCGCAAGCCGATGAAGCCACGAAGACGAAGCTCCACGCTGCACGCAAACAGCGTGATGCCTTGCCTCAACTGCCTGCGCCACAGAAAGTCTATGCCGGAGCCGTCCATTACGGCAGTGGTGCCTTCAAAGGCACGCACGGCATCCCGCGCGTCATTCAGGTGCTCAAACGCGGAGACATGAAGCAGCCCGCGCAGGAAGTCAGCGCTGGCACAGTGACGGCGCTGAGCAAACTGCTTCAAGTTCCATTTCAAGTCACTGGCGAGCACGAATCTGCGCGCCGCGCCGCTTTGGCGAAGTGGATCACCGACAAAAACAACGCGCTCACCTGGCGCAGCATCGTCAACCGCGTCTGGCAGCATCATTTCGGTCGCGGCCTCGTCGATACCTCGAATGACTTTGGTCGCATGGGCGGCAAACCGAGCCACCCTGAGTTGCTGGACTGGCTGGCATTGACTTTCCGAGCCGACTTCGGCGGCAGCCTCAAGAAGCTGCACAAGCTCATCGTGATGTCAGAGGTCTATCGCCAAAAGTCCGACTCGTCCGATCTGTCGGACAAGTCCGACGCCGCGAACATGTGGCTCTCCCATCAAAACCGCCGCAAACTCGACGCCGAGTCGATTCGTGACTCCATCCTCGCCGTCAGCGGCAAACTTGATCTCACCATGGGCGGACCGAGCTTCCAGGACTTCATCATCGACAAGCCGCAGCACTCTCCGCACTACGAATACCACCTCCACGATCCCGAAGATCCGAAGAGCCACCGCCGCAGCATCTACCGCTTCATCGTGCGCAGTCAGCAGCAGCCCTTCATGACAGTGATGGACTGCGCCGACCCTTCGATGCGCGTCGAGAAACGCAACGAATCCCTCAGCCCGCTCCAGGCGCTCGCGTTGATGAACAACGGCCTCACCGTGACGATGGCGAAGCACTTCGCCACTCGCGTTGCCAAAGAATCCGCCGGACTCGAAGCGCAAACGAAGCGTGCCTTCGCCCTCGCGCTCTCCCGCGAGCCGACGGCGGACGAACTCATCCCGCTGGTTGAATACGCGAAGCGTGAAGGCTTGGAGAACACCTGCCGGGTGATCCTGAATCTGAACGAATTCAGCTTTGTGGATTGA
- a CDS encoding DEAD/DEAH box helicase: MPFSSLGLSAPLLSAVSQYVAPTPVQSAAIPVVLKGGDVLATAQTGSGKTMAFVLPLLQRWLSTRLEKPRRVHTLILVPTRELAAQVTETVLRCSVHLPERIKVVSAFGGVSINPQMMALRGGADFVIATPGRLLDLVDHNALHLSYVSALVLDEADRLLDLGFADELKRVLALLPKRRQNLLFSATFPEAVQALAKELLHEPTVIEIESAPTEMPVIEQRAIEVDTDQRTPLLRHLIKTEGWKRVLVFVAKQYSAEHVADKLRRSGIGAVAFHGDLSQGARSQALADFKESQIQVLVATDLAGRGLDIVQLPVVVNYDLPRSAVDYTHRIGRTGRAGEAGVAVSFITAESHAHFCLIEKRHHLSIAREQIPGFEPLDLAPPPSPSTGGIKGRRKSKKDKLREAAARQSGSVTR, from the coding sequence ATGCCTTTCTCCTCCCTCGGCCTCTCCGCTCCGCTTCTCAGTGCGGTCAGCCAATACGTCGCTCCAACGCCTGTACAAAGTGCCGCCATCCCGGTGGTGCTGAAGGGCGGGGATGTGCTGGCGACGGCTCAGACGGGCTCGGGCAAGACGATGGCGTTTGTGCTGCCGCTGCTTCAGCGCTGGCTTTCCACACGGCTGGAGAAGCCGCGGCGTGTCCACACGCTGATTCTAGTGCCCACGCGGGAACTGGCGGCGCAGGTCACTGAGACGGTGCTGCGCTGCTCGGTGCATCTACCGGAGCGGATCAAAGTGGTGAGCGCGTTTGGCGGAGTTTCGATCAATCCACAGATGATGGCGCTGCGCGGTGGGGCGGACTTTGTGATCGCGACGCCGGGGCGGCTGCTCGATCTCGTGGATCACAATGCGCTGCATCTTTCCTATGTCTCCGCGCTGGTGCTGGATGAGGCGGATCGGTTGTTGGATCTTGGCTTCGCCGATGAGTTGAAGCGCGTGCTCGCACTGCTGCCGAAGCGTCGACAAAATCTGCTGTTCTCGGCGACGTTCCCCGAAGCCGTACAAGCTCTGGCGAAGGAGCTGCTGCATGAACCAACGGTGATCGAGATCGAAAGCGCGCCGACTGAAATGCCTGTCATCGAGCAGCGCGCCATCGAGGTGGACACCGACCAGCGCACGCCGCTGCTGCGGCATTTGATCAAGACCGAAGGCTGGAAGCGCGTGCTCGTCTTTGTAGCAAAGCAATACAGCGCTGAGCATGTGGCTGATAAGCTGCGCCGCAGCGGCATCGGCGCGGTGGCCTTTCATGGCGACCTCAGTCAAGGCGCGCGCAGTCAGGCTTTGGCGGACTTCAAAGAGTCGCAAATTCAGGTGCTCGTCGCCACGGACCTCGCAGGACGCGGATTGGACATCGTGCAACTGCCCGTGGTGGTGAACTACGACCTGCCGCGCTCCGCCGTGGATTACACACACCGCATCGGCCGCACGGGTCGTGCGGGCGAAGCGGGTGTCGCGGTGAGCTTCATCACGGCAGAATCCCACGCACACTTCTGTCTCATCGAGAAGCGCCATCATCTAAGCATCGCACGCGAGCAGATCCCTGGCTTTGAGCCGCTGGATCTGGCACCGCCGCCCTCACCAAGCACCGGTGGCATCAAAGGCCGACGCAAAAGCAAGAAAGACAAACTGCGCGAGGCTGCAGCGCGACAGAGCGGCTCTGTTACTCGCTAA
- a CDS encoding response regulator transcription factor, whose protein sequence is MNEIWIVEDHAAFRRTLVRVLNAETGLQCTRDFDSCEKLLAALANDDTPDLILLDVGLPGMSGLDGIRLIKERAPKTLVVILTVFEDDDKVFQAICAGAAGYLLKTSSATEIIQAVRDALTGGSPMTSRIARRVLDMFSKFAPKQSDYGLSEREKEILQLMTTGLIKKEIADRLTLSIHTVDTYLRRIYEKLEVNTRTGAVAKALKEGLV, encoded by the coding sequence ATGAACGAGATCTGGATTGTCGAAGATCACGCCGCTTTCCGCCGCACGCTTGTCCGCGTGTTGAATGCCGAAACCGGCCTGCAATGCACCCGCGATTTTGATTCGTGCGAAAAGCTCCTCGCCGCACTCGCCAACGACGACACACCTGATTTGATCCTCCTCGATGTCGGTCTGCCCGGCATGAGTGGCCTCGACGGCATCCGCCTCATCAAGGAACGCGCTCCCAAAACGCTCGTCGTTATCCTCACCGTCTTTGAGGACGACGACAAAGTCTTCCAGGCCATCTGCGCTGGTGCCGCCGGCTATCTGTTGAAGACTAGTAGCGCCACCGAGATCATCCAGGCCGTGCGCGATGCCTTGACCGGCGGCTCACCCATGACCTCGCGAATCGCCCGTCGCGTGCTCGACATGTTTTCCAAGTTCGCTCCGAAGCAGAGCGACTACGGCCTCAGTGAACGCGAGAAAGAGATCCTCCAGCTCATGACCACCGGTCTCATCAAAAAAGAGATCGCCGACCGGCTTACACTCAGCATCCACACCGTCGATACCTATCTGCGCCGCATCTACGAGAAGCTGGAGGTGAACACGCGCACCGGAGCCGTGGCGAAGGCACTCAAGGAAGGACTTGTTTAG
- a CDS encoding histidine kinase, translating to MKPWLLSLALVTTAAQAGVPWAWLNSKLTRLDYEHQWLHAELNQLPPMPVPQPHEHAGFHSGITAQPDAVRWIQIDLGVERALDAVVVIPAMLGAAEVHGFPRRFRIDASNDPLFAESTTLLDQTVGDVAMPLAPWFVPALNVKARHVRFTATKLVPKPRLANQFIFCLGELLVFSGGRNVALHAPVLAPKSVETLPTWSPRHVVDGCHALGLPLRADAVNGNGWHSAIFTRADSTSWLRVDLGSVRDIDEIRLIPAHPRDYPDRFGFGFPQRFKIEADGKIIFDSTTADFTNPGDTPVAFSTPGLRARSIQITATRLWERSGDFVFALAELQAFANGQNIAREATVTSSDSTITAAWNHANLLEGRASAGVLLDEARWLADLSKRREFEGRLAFLDIETNLAVRKAQERAVYLALALTAIGIGATLAFLLHLRRSRRLEMEALRQRISRDLHDEIGSHLGSIRLMSELALREDGASESLEEIHRLAGEAADSMRGIIWLVREGDAPKLTSLVEAMRQSAAALLKGIDWHLNTPSGDDPTTASLEFHRQVFLFFREAAHNITRHAQATRVMIEITWQAKRFTLRIEDNGCGFDADAVTAGNGLANLRHRAEVLDGTLHITSVPGKGTRITLEATLP from the coding sequence TTGAAGCCCTGGCTGCTCAGTCTCGCTCTTGTCACCACCGCCGCGCAGGCTGGTGTGCCTTGGGCTTGGCTGAATTCGAAGCTCACGCGCCTGGATTATGAGCATCAGTGGCTTCATGCGGAGCTCAATCAATTGCCGCCCATGCCCGTGCCGCAGCCGCATGAGCACGCTGGGTTCCACAGCGGCATCACCGCACAGCCGGATGCGGTGCGTTGGATTCAAATCGATCTCGGCGTGGAGCGCGCACTGGACGCCGTCGTCGTCATCCCGGCGATGCTCGGCGCTGCGGAGGTGCACGGTTTCCCACGGCGCTTCCGCATCGACGCGTCGAATGATCCGCTCTTTGCTGAATCCACGACGCTGCTGGATCAAACCGTGGGCGACGTGGCAATGCCGCTCGCGCCTTGGTTTGTCCCCGCGCTAAATGTGAAGGCACGGCATGTGCGTTTCACCGCCACGAAGCTCGTGCCCAAGCCACGCTTGGCGAATCAGTTCATCTTCTGCCTCGGCGAATTGCTCGTCTTCAGCGGTGGGCGAAATGTGGCGCTGCATGCCCCCGTGCTCGCGCCAAAATCCGTCGAGACGCTGCCCACGTGGTCGCCCAGGCATGTCGTCGATGGCTGCCATGCGCTCGGTCTGCCGCTGCGCGCCGATGCCGTGAATGGCAACGGCTGGCACAGCGCCATTTTCACCCGCGCAGACTCCACGAGCTGGTTGCGCGTCGATCTCGGCTCCGTGCGCGACATCGACGAGATCCGCCTCATCCCCGCGCATCCGCGCGACTACCCGGACCGCTTCGGTTTCGGCTTCCCGCAGCGCTTCAAGATCGAGGCGGATGGAAAAATCATCTTCGACAGCACCACCGCCGATTTCACCAATCCCGGCGACACCCCCGTGGCCTTTTCCACGCCCGGTTTGCGCGCGCGCAGCATTCAAATCACCGCCACACGCCTGTGGGAGCGCAGCGGCGATTTCGTTTTCGCGCTCGCGGAGCTGCAAGCCTTCGCAAACGGCCAAAACATTGCACGCGAGGCCACGGTGACGAGTTCTGACAGCACCATCACCGCCGCGTGGAATCACGCGAATCTGCTCGAAGGCCGCGCCAGCGCCGGTGTGCTGCTCGACGAGGCCAGGTGGCTCGCCGATCTGTCGAAGCGACGCGAATTCGAAGGCCGCCTGGCCTTCCTCGACATCGAAACCAACCTCGCCGTGCGTAAAGCTCAAGAGCGCGCCGTCTATCTTGCCCTCGCCCTCACCGCCATCGGCATCGGTGCCACCCTCGCCTTCCTGCTCCACCTGCGTCGCTCGCGTCGTCTCGAAATGGAGGCGTTGCGTCAACGCATCTCGCGTGATTTGCACGACGAGATTGGCAGCCATCTCGGCAGCATCCGTTTGATGTCCGAGCTGGCCTTGCGTGAAGACGGTGCCTCCGAATCACTCGAAGAAATTCATCGTCTTGCTGGCGAGGCCGCTGATTCCATGCGCGGTATCATCTGGCTCGTGCGCGAGGGCGATGCACCGAAGCTGACCAGTCTCGTCGAAGCCATGCGTCAAAGCGCCGCCGCACTGCTCAAAGGCATCGACTGGCACCTCAATACGCCCAGTGGCGACGATCCGACCACCGCTTCGCTGGAGTTTCATCGCCAGGTCTTCCTTTTCTTCCGCGAAGCCGCGCACAACATCACCCGCCATGCGCAAGCAACGCGGGTGATGATCGAGATCACCTGGCAGGCAAAACGCTTTACCCTCCGCATCGAGGACAATGGCTGTGGCTTCGATGCCGATGCCGTCACCGCCGGAAACGGCCTCGCCAACCTTCGTCATCGTGCCGAAGTGCTTGATGGCACGCTTCACATCACCAGCGTGCCTGGCAAAGGCACGCGCATCACGCTGGAGGCCACTTTACCATGA
- a CDS encoding FN3 domain-containing metallophosphoesterase family protein: MIRPLLLLAATTAFAAPIERIWLTHATSDPSKIIINWETDTPNDSVVEFGTSEALGQRVISERKTKLHHVKIPLEQRDVVYHYRVRSGDDVSTVSSFKGYPSKDLRIAIVGDWGYAPGKDVSAIIKDDVHLLLTVGDNVASLHEKGKEGTKAFSALIDANRDLFRRTPFMPILGNHDREITGRGPKPPAHAVYDVEAAAYREFFALPGDEWKWHFDLSGFDLRFIALDLNHIQDFGTTWQTCHAWQPDSPQFQWFAETMAASTSGFVLTLMNEKQTQVQGLTKGAWHEHFRKGSALITGFGYFADRAELSGGPPYYNTCLKGDGDLYKDPQSKFHARVDNYLLLTITAGAPTMKLQFKNLRGEVLDTTEIAKRKP, encoded by the coding sequence ATGATCCGCCCCCTTCTTCTCCTCGCCGCCACCACCGCTTTTGCCGCGCCCATCGAGCGCATCTGGCTCACGCATGCGACGAGCGATCCCTCGAAGATCATCATCAACTGGGAAACCGACACGCCCAACGACTCCGTCGTCGAGTTTGGCACCAGCGAGGCGCTCGGACAGCGCGTGATCTCGGAGCGCAAAACCAAGCTCCATCACGTCAAGATCCCGCTGGAGCAGAGAGACGTGGTCTATCACTACCGCGTGCGCAGTGGCGATGACGTTTCGACGGTGTCCAGCTTCAAAGGCTACCCGAGTAAAGACCTCCGCATCGCCATCGTCGGCGATTGGGGCTATGCGCCGGGCAAGGACGTGAGCGCCATCATCAAAGACGACGTGCATCTGCTGCTCACCGTCGGCGACAACGTCGCCAGCCTGCACGAGAAGGGCAAAGAAGGCACGAAAGCCTTCAGTGCGCTCATCGACGCCAACCGCGATCTCTTTCGCCGCACGCCCTTCATGCCGATCCTCGGCAATCACGACCGCGAGATCACCGGCCGCGGCCCCAAACCGCCTGCGCATGCCGTCTATGATGTGGAGGCCGCCGCGTATCGCGAGTTCTTCGCCCTGCCCGGCGACGAATGGAAATGGCACTTCGACCTCTCCGGCTTCGACCTGCGTTTCATCGCGCTTGATCTCAATCACATCCAGGACTTCGGCACCACATGGCAGACCTGTCACGCTTGGCAGCCGGATTCACCGCAGTTCCAATGGTTCGCCGAAACCATGGCAGCCAGCACGAGCGGCTTCGTGCTCACTTTGATGAACGAGAAGCAAACGCAAGTGCAGGGACTCACGAAAGGCGCGTGGCACGAGCATTTCCGCAAAGGCAGCGCCCTCATCACCGGCTTCGGCTACTTCGCCGACCGTGCCGAACTCAGCGGTGGTCCCCCCTATTACAACACCTGCCTCAAAGGCGACGGCGACCTCTACAAAGACCCACAATCCAAGTTCCACGCTCGCGTGGACAACTACCTCCTCCTCACTATCACCGCTGGTGCTCCAACGATGAAGCTCCAGTTCAAAAACCTTCGCGGCGAGGTGCTGGACACGACCGAGATCGCCAAACGCAAGCCGTGA
- a CDS encoding alkaline phosphatase family protein — protein sequence MKFCALVLLGIVIVLGLTSCSKSGNKDHHVILISIDGFPAWMWNDPSLQVPNLRKLAAEGASTKAMTVSNPSITWINHTTLVTGVEPRKHGVLFNGLLVRQEGNKPAKIEPWVDKSRLVHVPTLYDIAHQNGLTTAESDWVAVTRPGTITWSFAELPEAESPVVKEMIAAGTITPEHIEWMQLGPQRKSVTFLDNMWTKAAIHIFKTHKPNLLLYHTLNTDATHHTYGPGTMASHTALAYADKLVGDLIQAVEESGLRDRTTFLIATDHGFKKVSKYVYPNVVLKKAGLATALGPMITTCDAFCMTQGGMAFVYVNDPARKAELLPKLKEMFAQTEGVDRVIEGKDGHTLGMPTPEENQGMGDLVLYAKDGHAFNNAAAGDAVTAPTTNYGGTHGFFNGDPELDGIFIASGRGIKKGVVLERMANLDVAPTIAKLMDLKLPQQDGRVLEEILAK from the coding sequence ATGAAATTTTGCGCCCTCGTTCTTCTCGGCATCGTCATTGTCCTCGGCTTGACCTCTTGTTCAAAGTCGGGCAACAAGGACCATCACGTCATCCTCATCAGCATCGACGGCTTCCCCGCCTGGATGTGGAATGATCCGTCGCTGCAGGTGCCGAACCTGCGCAAGCTGGCCGCCGAAGGCGCAAGCACGAAGGCGATGACGGTGAGCAATCCATCGATCACCTGGATCAACCACACCACACTCGTCACCGGCGTGGAGCCGCGCAAGCACGGCGTGCTCTTCAACGGCCTGCTCGTGCGGCAAGAAGGCAACAAACCCGCGAAGATCGAGCCTTGGGTGGATAAATCGCGGCTGGTGCATGTGCCCACGCTGTATGACATCGCTCACCAAAACGGCCTGACCACGGCGGAGTCCGACTGGGTGGCCGTCACGCGTCCCGGCACCATCACCTGGAGCTTTGCGGAGCTGCCGGAGGCCGAAAGCCCGGTCGTGAAGGAAATGATTGCCGCTGGCACGATCACGCCGGAGCACATCGAGTGGATGCAGCTCGGACCACAGCGCAAGAGCGTGACCTTTCTCGACAACATGTGGACCAAGGCCGCAATCCACATCTTCAAGACTCACAAACCCAACCTGCTGCTCTATCACACGCTCAACACCGACGCCACGCACCACACCTACGGCCCCGGCACCATGGCCAGCCACACCGCGCTGGCCTACGCGGACAAGCTCGTCGGCGATTTGATCCAAGCCGTGGAGGAAAGCGGCCTGCGGGACCGCACCACCTTCCTCATCGCCACCGATCACGGCTTCAAAAAAGTGTCGAAGTATGTGTATCCGAACGTCGTGCTGAAAAAAGCCGGACTCGCCACCGCTCTCGGCCCCATGATCACCACTTGCGACGCCTTTTGCATGACCCAGGGCGGCATGGCCTTCGTCTATGTGAACGATCCCGCCCGCAAGGCCGAGCTGCTGCCGAAGCTCAAGGAAATGTTCGCGCAGACCGAAGGCGTGGATCGCGTGATCGAAGGCAAGGACGGCCACACACTCGGCATGCCGACGCCGGAGGAAAACCAGGGCATGGGCGATCTCGTGCTCTACGCCAAGGACGGCCACGCCTTCAACAACGCCGCCGCAGGCGATGCGGTGACCGCGCCCACCACGAACTACGGCGGCACGCACGGCTTCTTCAATGGCGACCCCGAACTCGACGGCATCTTCATCGCCAGCGGCCGTGGCATCAAAAAAGGCGTCGTGCTTGAGCGCATGGCCAATCTCGACGTGGCACCCACCATCGCGAAACTCATGGACCTCAAGCTGCCGCAGCAAGATGGCCGCGTGCTGGAGGAGATTCTCGCCAAATGA